A section of the Ictalurus punctatus breed USDA103 unplaced genomic scaffold, Coco_2.0 tig00163742, whole genome shotgun sequence genome encodes:
- the wnt11f2 gene encoding protein Wnt-11 isoform X2 has product MVPDQQQLCRRNLELMRSVVRAAEFSKTACRHAFGDMRWNCSSVERAPHFLPDLAKGTREAAFVSSLSAAVLSHTISRACSSGELPSCSCAAAPAEQASPDFRWGGCGDNVRFGLQMGAAFSDAALNSRRSASPSVRLMHLHNNAVGRQVLLDSVETKCKCHGVSGSCSVKTCWKSLLDVGQVSAQLKARYLSATKVTSRQVGTRRHLVPRDMEVRPVLESELVYLISSPDYCTSNIKHGSYGTTDRQCNKTASGSGSCNLMCCGRGYNTYTEQVEERCHCRYHWCCYVTCKKCTHTVERHVCK; this is encoded by the exons ATGGTTCCGGACCAGCAGCAGTTGTGCAGGAGGAACCTGGAGCTGATGCGCAGCGTGGTGCGAGCGGCCGAGTTCAGTAAGACGGCCTGCAGACACGCCTTCGGGGACATGCGCTGGAACTGCTCCTCTGTAGAGCGCGCACCTCACTTCCTCCCCGACCTCGCCAAGG GTACACGTGAGGCTGCGTTCGTCTCCTCTCTCTCCGCGGCTGTTCTCAGTCACACTATCTCTCGCGCCTGTTCGTCGGGCGAGTTGCCGAGTTGTTCGTGTGCGGCGGCTCCGGCTGAGCAGGCGTCTCCGGATTTCCGCTGGGGAGGATGTGGAGATAACGTACGCttcggcctgcagatgggcgcGGCTTTCTCTGACGCCGCCTTAAACAGCAGACGCTCCGCCTCCCCTTCTGTGCGGCTCATGCACCTGCACAACAACGCCGTCGGCCGACAG gTTCTGTTGGACTCGGTGGAGACGAAGTGTAAGTGTCACGGCGTCTCCGGCTCGTGTTCGGTGAAGACCTGCTGGAAGTCCCTCTTGGATGTGGGTCAGGTCTCGGCTCAGCTCAAGGCTCGTTACCTGTCGGCCACCAAGGTGACGTCACGCCAGGTGGGCACACGCCGTCATCTGGTTCCCCGGGACATGGAGGTGAGACCGGTCCTGGAGAGCGAGCTCGTTTACCTGATCAGCTCACCCGATTACTGCACCTCCAACATCAAGCACGGCTCATATGGGACCACGGACAG GCAGTGTAATAAGACGGCAAGCGGGAGTGGCAGTTGTAATTTGATGTGTTGTGGGCGGGGCTACAACACCTACACTGAGCAGGTGGAGGAGCGATGCCACTGCAGGTATCACTGGTGCTGCTACGTCACCTGTAAGAAGTGCACACACACCGTCGAGAGACACGTCTgcaagtga
- the wnt11f2 gene encoding protein Wnt-11 isoform X1, translating to MKGLLLTSLLICTSARVTTAIYWLGLTVNGSSVGWNETQHCRLLHAMVPDQQQLCRRNLELMRSVVRAAEFSKTACRHAFGDMRWNCSSVERAPHFLPDLAKGTREAAFVSSLSAAVLSHTISRACSSGELPSCSCAAAPAEQASPDFRWGGCGDNVRFGLQMGAAFSDAALNSRRSASPSVRLMHLHNNAVGRQVLLDSVETKCKCHGVSGSCSVKTCWKSLLDVGQVSAQLKARYLSATKVTSRQVGTRRHLVPRDMEVRPVLESELVYLISSPDYCTSNIKHGSYGTTDRQCNKTASGSGSCNLMCCGRGYNTYTEQVEERCHCRYHWCCYVTCKKCTHTVERHVCK from the exons ATGAAGGGATTGCTGCTGACGTCACTGCTGATCTGCACCAGCGCGCGCGTCACCACCGCGATCTACTGGCT gggtctGACGGTGAACGGTAGTTCAGTAGGGTGGAATGAGACGCAGCATTGCCGCTTGCTCCACGCGATGGTTCCGGACCAGCAGCAGTTGTGCAGGAGGAACCTGGAGCTGATGCGCAGCGTGGTGCGAGCGGCCGAGTTCAGTAAGACGGCCTGCAGACACGCCTTCGGGGACATGCGCTGGAACTGCTCCTCTGTAGAGCGCGCACCTCACTTCCTCCCCGACCTCGCCAAGG GTACACGTGAGGCTGCGTTCGTCTCCTCTCTCTCCGCGGCTGTTCTCAGTCACACTATCTCTCGCGCCTGTTCGTCGGGCGAGTTGCCGAGTTGTTCGTGTGCGGCGGCTCCGGCTGAGCAGGCGTCTCCGGATTTCCGCTGGGGAGGATGTGGAGATAACGTACGCttcggcctgcagatgggcgcGGCTTTCTCTGACGCCGCCTTAAACAGCAGACGCTCCGCCTCCCCTTCTGTGCGGCTCATGCACCTGCACAACAACGCCGTCGGCCGACAG gTTCTGTTGGACTCGGTGGAGACGAAGTGTAAGTGTCACGGCGTCTCCGGCTCGTGTTCGGTGAAGACCTGCTGGAAGTCCCTCTTGGATGTGGGTCAGGTCTCGGCTCAGCTCAAGGCTCGTTACCTGTCGGCCACCAAGGTGACGTCACGCCAGGTGGGCACACGCCGTCATCTGGTTCCCCGGGACATGGAGGTGAGACCGGTCCTGGAGAGCGAGCTCGTTTACCTGATCAGCTCACCCGATTACTGCACCTCCAACATCAAGCACGGCTCATATGGGACCACGGACAG GCAGTGTAATAAGACGGCAAGCGGGAGTGGCAGTTGTAATTTGATGTGTTGTGGGCGGGGCTACAACACCTACACTGAGCAGGTGGAGGAGCGATGCCACTGCAGGTATCACTGGTGCTGCTACGTCACCTGTAAGAAGTGCACACACACCGTCGAGAGACACGTCTgcaagtga